Proteins co-encoded in one Aethina tumida isolate Nest 87 chromosome 7, icAetTumi1.1, whole genome shotgun sequence genomic window:
- the LOC109597720 gene encoding low-density lipoprotein receptor-related protein 4 isoform X2, translating to MLRIRGTPISGCQLILLCLIFTFVSCQGEIVTSPTTPPHRGAARLKYGSGSLRPPGSKPIYATGQRDHGVRTTLSPALHNHNAKSIPILYQYPFVPYAIPIDPIYFNRDLMTRLHPKIDNRGRNRGGMYGGRPEYSNGRPNHGIINGRFPFDLGFLPGKGYEPNIHVPLPKYLPPSPPRKELGPPDHEPKPDVEDEAPKVVEEHPCGEPCGPGEFLCLQSCICIKDIYRCDGDADCQNYEDELECGEMLSIHNDKCNESQNYVRCPKTNNCISKDWLCDGDDDCGDFSDETHCGVPENCTSDQFQCENGLCIPKNWICDNDNDCKDFSDEINCKKIGCNEHEFECGDSSCISASWKCDKQIDCMDGSDENDCDILPPFCNDEEFQCTNKMCIKKAFKCDGDDDCEDWSDENDCPKIQGVCVSGEYKCKSGRCIPERYKCDKQQDCDDNDDEENCQVAESKTCSPDSFTCDNGVCILHTWRCDGFHDCTHGEDEANCEIKCDESKFPCSGPGPHDNSTYMCINKKHVCDGYKDCAKGEDEGNCPTKRECEPGTKCKQLCITTKDGKNGCSCLPGYYLAKDGYSCEDIDECMYATDPVCSQTCNNTIGSFRCGCMTGYVLRPDLRSCKAVGAPPTLLFANRIDIRQVSLSNNKYTAILKGLHNAIALDYHYEKKYIFWSDVSMDVIRRAYVNGSGVTDIIKWGLEAPGGVALDWIHDLLFWTDSGTRRIEVASLDGQQRAIIIANEIDKPRAIVVHPGEALIFWTDWGPNPKIERAEMDGSNRRSIITESVFWPNGLTLDYTSSRIYWADAKHNVIETSLLDGTDRKKVISKGLPHPFAITIFEDAIYWTDWHTKSISTANKATGAGLKTIHSQLHFPMDIHSYHPQRQPKYRNRCGNNNGGCEHMCIPNIKSYTCVCRMGQKLKNDRKSCQKPDKLLLFARKKDLRLKHLDPNPSHQLEMVIPVNGIKSAVAIAWDSKTDYIYWTDVERDAISRALWNGSNQEVLVHTNIITPAGLALDWCTDKIYWTDADTARIEVAKANGEMRSLLIWEDLDKPRDIVVDPIGGYMYWSDWGDKPKIERADMDGKNRLIIASTNLTWPNGLAVDHSTGKIYWTDAGSNAIEFANFDGSDRRVLLSGIDLPHPFGLDVFGNNIYWSDWQNMSIEKANKLTGQNRTILSTSMNGVMDVRVFHRNRKNIRSSCNNNNGGCSHLCLLRSKSHSCACPTGIKLGDDGKTCANGPKNFLIMARRVDIRQISLDVPYMVDVVLPLPKLKLATSVDVDRKTGEIYWTDTAEDVIQKSTPEGKHVETIVMHEMEATDGFAIDSTGRKMYWTDGERNSIEVAELDGTNRKVLIWENLDNPRAITLHYHHGLMFWSDWGTAAKIEVAHMDGKNRQTIVSTNLSWPNGLAIDRPANRLYWNDGKLHTIESSDLNGKNRRVLIRDVSHPYGLVVVGNHVYWTDWKTQALHRAEKINGTDNTKIKQNLEGLMDVRSVQSDNIAENACGENNGGCSHLCLRNPTSFTCSCPTGIRLTKNNPKQCESQPSTYLLVATGYTLSRISLDTDDVWDYTLQIEQLQNAVDVDFHWEKKKIFFTDIEQHLIQVMSMQNFSDIKPIVQVNLSSPGVIAVDWLADNIYFTNTGNKIIEVARLDGSSRKTIIKRGLQDPRSVAVFPRKGYLYWSDWGSKPKIERSFLDGSSRKTIVDTDLSLPIGLVVDYLAKRLYWIDAKMNAEKIETSDLHGENRVLLNVQGSPFSLTQFGDHIYWTDWKEKSVNKADKTTGKDAVIVRPHLDATMGLTMVTQSRQMGWNPCAINNGGCAYLCLFKQKNYTCACPDNRPNCKPGPSQVVSIKCPGEKFKCDYDDDDETDSFQYDIETGDDYQKHKRHPNVFYVITLVPMLSIILICSTFFAYLFVRKGKKKYMYAASRSFSNPNYYSSNNEPGRGAVGADRKQLWKRLKYDKSQERVYEETTTNSPEITSLIPTILTPCSSNCETVTPELERSPSVTPLHKSDIATPTA from the exons ATGCTAAGGATTCGTGGTACACCCATTTCGGGATGTCAACTGATATTGCTGTgtctaatatttacttttg TATCATGTCAAGGAGAAATAGTGACATCTCCGACGACACCGCCGCACCGAGGCGCCGCCCGCCTTAAATACGGCTCGGGATCTCTTAGACCTCCGGGTTCTAAGCCCATTTATGCCACTGGTCAGAGGGACCATGGCGTCAGAACGACCCTAAGCCCGGCTCTTCATAATCACAATGCCAAGTCCATACCAATCCTCTACCAATACCCTTTCGTGCCATACGCCATTCCAATCGATCCGATCTACTTCAATCGCGATTTGATGACCAGATTGCACCCCAAGATTGACAACAGAGGAAGAAATAGAG GTGGAATGTACGGCGGACGTCCCGAGTATTCGAACGGTCGTCCAAATCACGGAATCATAAACGGACGGTTCCCATTCGATCTTGGATTCCTACCTGGAAAGGGTTACGAACCAAACATTCACGTGCCACTTCCAAA ATACTTACCACCATCCCCGCCAAGGAAAGAACTAGGTCCCCCCGATCACGAACCAAAGCCGGATGTGGAAGATGAAGCACCAAAGGTCGTGGAGGAACATCCTTGCGGAGAACCTTGCGGACCTGGGGAATTCCTTTGCCTGCAGAGTTGCATTTGTATTAAAGACATTTATAG ATGTGATGGCGACGCAGACTGTCAGAATTACGAAGATGAGCTGGAATGTGGGGAAATGTTGAGCATTCACAATGACAAGTGCAACGAATCGCAGAATTATGTTCGATGCCCCAAAACCAACAACTGCATCTCGAAAGATTGGTTGTGTGATGGTGACGACGACTGCGGCGACTTCTCCGACGAAACTCACTGCG GTGTTCCCGAAAATTGTACTTCTGACCAATTTCAATGCGAGAACGGCTTGTGCATCCCGAAAAACTGGATATGTGACAACGACAATGATTGCAAGGACTTTTCGGACGAAATTAACTGCAAGAAAATAgg aTGTAATGAGCATGAATTCGAATGCGGCGATTCCTCTTGTATTTCAGCCAGTTGGAAATGTGATAAGCAAATCGACTGTATGGATGGTTCAGATGAAAACGATTGTG ATATTTTGCCTCCGTTTTGCAATGATGAAGAGTTTcaatgtacaaataaaatgtgcaTCAAAAAAGCGTTTAAATGCGACGGCGACGACGACTGCGAAGATTGGAGCGACGAGAATGACTGTCCAAAAATTCAAGGTGTTTGCGTGTCGGGAGAATACAA atgCAAAAGTGGAAGGTGCATACCAGAAAGATACAAATGCGATAAACAACAGGACTGCGACGACAACGACGACGAAGAGAACTGTCAAGTTGCAGAAAGCAAAACCTGCTCACCCGACTCATTTACTTGTGATAACGGCGTTTGCATCttg CACACTTGGAGATGCGATGGGTTCCATGACTGCACACATGGTGAAGACGAGGCAAATTGCGAGATAAAATGCGACGAATCGAAATTTCCATGTTCTGGACCGGGTCCACATGACAATTCCACTTATATGTGCATCAACAAAAAGCACGTGTGCGATGGTTATAAAGACTGTGCAAAAG GCGAAGACGAAGGTAATTGCCCAACCAAAAGAGAATGCGAACCTGGCACCAAGTGCAAGCAACTCTGCATAACCACCAAAGATGGCAAAAATGGCTGTTCCTGTCTTCCTGGCTACTATCTAGCAAAAGATGGATACAG TTGCGAGGATATTGATGAGTGCATGTATGCGACGGATCCGGTGTGTTCACAGACTTGTAACAATACGATTGGAAGCTTCCGTTGTGGTTGTATGACTGGTTATGTCCTGAGGCCCGACTTGAGGTCTTGCAAGGCTGTTGGAGCTCCCCCAACTTTACTTTTTGCTAATCGAATTGATATTAGACAG GTTTCACTAagcaacaataaatataccGCCATTCTCAAGGGATTACACAATGCGATCGCTTTAGACTACCATtatgaaaagaaatatatattttggtcTGACGTGTCCATGGATGTTATCAGAAGAGCCTATGTCAACGGATCAGGAGTGActg atATCATTAAATGGGGTTTGGAAGCGCCAGGTGGAGTAGCACTGGATTGGATTCATGATTTACTTTTTTGGACGGACTCAGGTACAAGAAGAATTGAAGTAGCATCTTTAGACGGGCAACAGAGGGCGATTATTATTGCAAATGAAATCGACAAACCTAGAGCCATAGTCGTTCATCctg GTGAAGCCCTTATATTTTGGACGGACTGGGGACCTAATCCGAAAATAGAACGAGCAGAAATGGATGGAAGCAATAGAAGAAGCATCATCACAGAATCTGTATTTTGGCCCAATGGATTGACTTTAGATTACACTTCCAGCAGGATATATTGGGCAGACGCTAAACATAATGTAATAGAAACCTCTCTATTAGATGGAACAGACAGGAAAAAAGTCATTAGCAAAGGCTTACCACATCCATTTGCAATAACAATTTTCGAAGATGCAATTTACTGGACGGATTGGCACACAAAGTCGATATCTACAGCCAATAAAGCTACGGGCGCTGGACTCAAGACAATACATTCCCAGTTGCACTTCCCCATGGATATTCACAGCTACCATCCGCAACGACAACCTAAATACAGAAACAGATGTGGCAATAACAATGGAGGCTGTGAGCACATGTGCATAcccaatataaaatcttataCTTGCGTTTGTCGTATGGgccaaaagttaaaaaatgataGAAAGTCGTGTCAGAAGCCCGATAAGTTGTTATTGTTTGCTAGAAAGAAAGATTTGAGACTCAAACACTTAGATCCTAACCCTAGTCATCAGTTGGAAATGGTCATACCtgtaaatggaataaaatctGCAGTGGCAATTGCATGGGACTCGAAAactgattatatttattggacAGACGTGGAAAGGGACGCTATAAGTAGAGCTTTATGGAACGGTAGCAATCAAGAAGTGCTTGTGCACACAAATATta ttactcCTGCTGGTTTGGCTTTGGATTGGTGtacagataaaatatattggacCGACGCTGACACAGCAAGGATCGAGGTGGCAAAAGCTAATGGTGAGATGAGAAGCTTACTAATATGGGAAGATCTGGACAAACCAAGGGATATAGTTGTGGATCCAATAG GTGGTTATATGTATTGGTCTGATTGGGGTGATAAACCTAAAATCGAAAGGGCTGACATGGATGGGAAGAATCGCCTTATCATTGCAAGTACAAATTTAACTTGGCCCAATGGTTTGGCCGTTGACCATTCCActggaaaaatatattggacAGATGCGGGATCTAATGCTATCGAATTTGCCAATTTCGACGGCTCCGATCGCCGAGTTTTGTTgt CTGGTATTGATTTGCCTCATCCGTTTGGATTGGACGTGTTTGGAAATAACATCTATTGGTCGGATTGGCAGAACATGAGTATTGAAAAAGCGAATAAACTAACGGGACAAAATCGGACCATTTTATCTACGTCTATGAATGGAGTAATGGATGTACGAGTGTTCCACcgtaatagaaaaaatattcgttCCTCTTGCAACAACAATAATGGTGGATGCAGTCATTTATGTTTATTGCGCTCTAAATCCCACAGTTGCGCTTGTCCCACAGGAATTAAGCTTGGA gatGATGGAAAAACTTGTGCAAACGGtccaaaaaattttttgataatggCCCGTCGTGTGGATATTAGGCAGATTTCATTAGACGTACCTTACATGGTGGATGTCGTGTTGCCTTTACCGAAATTAAAACTAGCTACATCAGTGGACGTGGACAGAAAAACTGGAGAAATTTATTGGACCGATACAGCTGAAGATGTGATCCAGAAATCGACACCTGAAGGAAAACATGTTGAAACTATCGTAATGCACGAAATGGAAGCTACAGATGGATTTGCCATAGATTCCACTGGCAGAAAG ATGTATTGGACTGACGGTGAGAGGAACAGTATTGAGGTGGCTGAGCTGGATGGTACCAATAGAAAAGTGCTAATTTGGGAAAATTTGGATAATCCTAGAGCCATTACGTTACACTACCATCACGGCTTAATGTTCTGGTCGGATTGGGGAACTGCAGCAAAAATAGAAGTTGCCCACATGGATGGAAAAAATAG aCAAACCATTGTGTCTACAAATTTGTCATGGCCAAATGGTTTGGCAATAGATAGGCCAGCTAACAGACTTTACTGGAATGATGGCAAATTGCACACCATCGAATCTAGTGATTTGAATGGGAAGAATAGGCGGGTGTTAATTAGGGATGTGTCCCATCCATATGGTTTAGTCGTTGTTGGAAATCATGTTTATTGGACCGATTGGAAAACACAAGCTCTGCACAGGGCGGAAAAAATTAACGGGACTGacaacacaaaaattaaacagaatttggaag GTTTAATGGACGTTCGATCTGTACAAAGTGACAATATCGCAGAAAATGCATGTGGAGAAAACAATGGTGGTTGTTCTCATTTGTGTTTAAGAAATCCCACTTCTTTCACATGTTCATGCCCAACGGGAATACGATTGACCAAAAATAATCCAAAACAATGCGAATCCCAACCATCCACTTACCTTCTTGTAGCCACTGGTTACACTTTAAGTCGAATTAGTCTTGACACAGATG ATGTGTGGGATTACACTTTGCAAATTGAGCAACTTCAAAACGCTGTTGACGTCGACTTTCATTgggaaaaaaagaaaatatttttcacagaTATTGAGCAACACCTAATTCAAGTAATGTCCATGCAAAACTTCTCAGACATCAAGCCAATAGTACAAGTTAATCTGAGTAGCCCTGGTGTAATAGCTGTGGATTGGCTGgctgataatatttattttaccaatactggaaacaaaattatagaagTAGCAAGACTAGATGGATCTTCAAGAAAAACTATCATTAAACGAGGTTTGCAAGATCCAAGGTCAGTGGCAGTATTTCCAAGAAAAGGATATCTGTATTGGAGCGACTGGGGTTCTAAACCAAAAATAGAAAGATCATTTTTGGATGGTAGTAGTAGGAAGACTATCGTAGATACAGATCTTTCACTTCCAATTGGATTGGTCGTCGATTATTTAGCTAAAAGATTATATTGGATTGACGCTAAAATGAATGCTGAAAAAATCGAAACCAGCGATTTGCATGGTGAAAATAgggttttattaaatgtacaaGGATCGCCATTTTCTTTGACCCAG TTCGGAGATCATATCTACTGGACCGATTGGAAAGAAAAATCAGTTAATAAAGCGGATAAAACAACGGGAAAAGATGCTGTAATAGTTCGACCACATTTAGATGCTACTATGGGTCTTACAATGGTCACCCAAAGCAGACAAATGGGATGGAATCCTTGTGCCATAAATAACGGCGGCTGTGCTTACTTGTGTCTTTTCAAGCAAAAGAACTACACTTGCGCTTGTCCCGATAACCGTCCCAATTGTAAACCAG gtcCTAGTCAAgtagtttcaataaaatgtcccggggaaaaattcaaatgtgaTTATGATGACGATGATGAAACTGATTCGTTTCAGTATGATATTGAAACTGGCGATGATTATCAAAAGCATAAGCGTCATCCTAATGTATTCTACGTCATTACTCTGGTACCTATGCtttctattattttgatatgcTCCACATTCTTCGCCTATTTATTTGTCAGGAAAG GGAAGAAAAAGTACATGTATGCGGCTAGTCGAAGTTTTTCAAATCCAAACTATTATTCCTCCAACAATGAACCGGGAAGGGGAGCAGTAGGTGCAGACAGAAAACAACTGTGGAAGAGACTAAAATACGATAAATcacaa gaACGAGTTTATGAAGAAACAACAACCAATAGCCCAGAAATAACCAGCTTAATTCCAACCATTCTAACTCCATGTAGCTCGAACTGTGAAACGGTAACTCCGGAACTAGAAAGATCTCCATCTGTTACGCCTTTGCACAAATCCGATATCGCAACACCCACGGCATAA